The Peribacillus simplex genome contains a region encoding:
- the thrB gene encoding homoserine kinase: MSAESEMFLIRVPASTANLGPGFDSIGLALGLYLEIHGSSSDHWEVVPLSEEMSVFPRDDRNYIVQIAKETAASYGKELSPCRLFVSSEIPLARGLGSSASAIVAGIELANIVGELHLSDDEKNRHASIFEGHPDNAGASVYGGLVVGLHTDERTDVVSFPIEGVKVIAVIPDFELLTEDSRNVLPNSLSYKDAISGSAAANVLLAGVLSKDWKLVGEMMQSDRFHQPYRAELVPHLALIEEVVLNEGGFGAALSGAGPTVLCLSSAEKSEGLLTGLKERFPEFLVKELEIDNEGSYTAILSEQEKKELKFLKS; encoded by the coding sequence ATGAGTGCAGAATCGGAGATGTTCTTGATCCGTGTACCAGCAAGTACGGCCAACTTAGGCCCAGGATTCGATTCCATCGGCTTGGCGTTAGGACTTTACCTGGAAATACACGGATCTTCATCAGATCATTGGGAGGTCGTTCCGCTTTCAGAGGAAATGTCTGTTTTTCCAAGGGATGATCGTAATTATATCGTCCAAATTGCCAAGGAAACGGCGGCTTCCTATGGAAAGGAACTATCCCCATGCCGGCTTTTCGTTTCTAGCGAAATTCCACTTGCGCGGGGTCTTGGAAGCAGTGCCTCTGCCATTGTGGCGGGGATTGAATTGGCGAACATCGTTGGTGAACTTCATTTATCCGATGATGAGAAAAATAGGCATGCTTCCATCTTTGAGGGGCATCCGGATAATGCGGGGGCATCTGTGTATGGTGGATTGGTTGTGGGCCTTCATACGGATGAAAGAACGGATGTCGTGTCGTTTCCAATCGAGGGAGTTAAGGTGATTGCTGTCATTCCCGATTTTGAATTGCTTACTGAGGATTCAAGAAATGTCCTTCCGAATTCGCTTTCCTATAAAGATGCGATAAGCGGAAGTGCAGCCGCTAATGTTTTGCTGGCGGGAGTCCTATCAAAAGATTGGAAGCTTGTTGGTGAAATGATGCAAAGTGATCGTTTCCATCAGCCATATAGAGCCGAGTTGGTCCCTCATTTAGCGCTTATAGAAGAAGTTGTCCTTAATGAAGGCGGATTTGGTGCAGCACTAAGCGGAGCGGGACCAACTGTTCTATGCTTATCATCTGCAGAAAAAAGTGAAGGTTTGCTCACTGGTTTGAAAGAAAGGTTTCCGGAATTCCTTGTGAAAGAATTGGAAATCGATAATGAGGGCAGTTATACGGCAATCCTTTCAGAGCAGGAAAAAAAGGAATTGAAGTTTTTGAAATCGTGA
- a CDS encoding cobalamin-binding protein — translation MKIISLCPSNTELCTYLGIEDQLIAIDDYSDWPETIQHLPKVGPDLSIDIDHVESLKPDLVLASLSVPGMEKNIEGLKERNIPHIIFNPQSLEEIAKDLLTLGEAMVLKEKAEEQAAKFRDAILQYKNVADKIETKPSLYWEWWPNPLFSPGGVNWLSEISTLAGGYNLFEDVDMASIQVTSEEVQKRDPDHICLAWVGVPLRKVNPELVKKRKGWTDMKAVRDNNIHIMEEPLFCRPSPRLLDGLSKLAKTLHPEAYKSMV, via the coding sequence TTGAAAATAATCTCTCTTTGCCCCAGCAATACGGAACTATGCACATATCTAGGGATTGAAGATCAGCTGATCGCCATCGATGACTACTCCGATTGGCCTGAAACCATTCAGCACCTTCCTAAGGTGGGGCCCGACTTATCAATCGACATCGATCATGTGGAATCACTAAAACCCGATTTGGTGCTGGCTTCGCTGAGTGTACCGGGCATGGAAAAAAATATTGAGGGGCTAAAAGAACGGAACATCCCCCATATCATCTTCAACCCGCAATCACTTGAAGAAATCGCAAAAGATTTACTGACCTTGGGCGAAGCCATGGTTCTTAAGGAAAAAGCGGAGGAACAGGCTGCCAAATTCCGTGATGCCATCCTTCAATATAAAAACGTCGCCGACAAAATCGAAACGAAGCCATCCCTGTATTGGGAATGGTGGCCTAATCCCTTATTCAGCCCAGGGGGAGTTAATTGGTTATCCGAGATCAGCACGCTTGCGGGAGGATATAACCTTTTCGAAGATGTCGACATGGCCAGCATTCAAGTCACTTCCGAAGAGGTCCAAAAAAGGGATCCCGACCATATTTGCTTAGCGTGGGTCGGTGTCCCCTTACGAAAAGTAAACCCAGAGCTGGTCAAGAAACGGAAAGGGTGGACTGATATGAAGGCCGTCCGGGATAACAATATTCATATAATGGAAGAACCATTATTTTGCCGGCCTTCCCCGCGTTTGCTGGATGGGCTTTCCAAATTGGCAAAGACCCTGCATCCTGAAGCCTACAAAAGCATGGTTTAA
- a CDS encoding NAD(P)/FAD-dependent oxidoreductase produces the protein MKKPTIVVLGAGYGGLMTVTRLQKALGQNEAEIVLVNKNDYHYETTWLHEASAGTLHHDRVRYPIKSVINGKVKFIQDSVLEVKTENKKVILENGEISYDYLVIGLGPESETFGIQGLKEYAFSISNVNTARKIRDHIQLQFATYSTEAEKNEDRLTIVVGGAGFTGIEFLGELANRVPQLCKEYDIDFQKVRMYCVEAAPAVLPGFDPELVDYAVSYLEKKGVEFKIGTPIKGATPEGIIVAKGEDEVEEIKAGTVVWAAGVRGNSVIEASGFEAMRGRIKVNLDMRAPGHDDIFIVGDCALIINEEINRPYPPTAQIAMQQGEVIAKNLTKLVRNESDLETFTFENKGTVCSLGEDNAIGVVFGKKVTGKTASFMKKMVDNRALLLIGGASLVAKKGKFNVL, from the coding sequence TTGAAAAAGCCAACTATCGTTGTTTTGGGAGCAGGTTATGGTGGATTGATGACTGTTACTCGCTTACAGAAGGCATTAGGTCAAAATGAAGCAGAAATCGTATTAGTTAACAAAAATGATTACCACTATGAAACAACATGGCTGCATGAAGCATCCGCTGGAACTCTACATCATGATCGTGTGCGCTATCCAATCAAAAGTGTCATTAACGGCAAAGTTAAATTCATCCAGGACTCTGTTTTGGAAGTGAAAACAGAGAACAAAAAAGTCATCCTTGAAAACGGCGAAATTTCTTATGATTATTTAGTGATTGGGCTTGGACCGGAATCGGAAACATTCGGAATCCAAGGGCTAAAAGAATATGCTTTCTCTATATCTAATGTGAACACTGCACGAAAAATCCGTGACCATATCCAATTGCAATTCGCCACGTACAGTACTGAGGCCGAGAAGAATGAAGACCGATTGACGATCGTTGTTGGAGGAGCAGGGTTTACGGGTATCGAATTCCTTGGCGAATTGGCTAACCGTGTCCCGCAACTTTGTAAAGAATACGACATCGATTTCCAAAAGGTCCGTATGTACTGTGTGGAGGCAGCGCCAGCGGTCCTCCCTGGCTTCGATCCGGAATTGGTGGATTATGCAGTATCATACCTTGAGAAAAAAGGTGTGGAATTCAAGATCGGTACACCGATCAAGGGGGCGACTCCCGAAGGCATCATCGTGGCAAAAGGCGAAGATGAAGTGGAAGAAATCAAAGCGGGGACCGTTGTATGGGCAGCTGGCGTACGTGGAAACTCCGTGATAGAGGCTTCCGGTTTTGAAGCTATGCGCGGACGCATCAAAGTGAACCTTGACATGCGGGCACCGGGTCATGACGATATTTTCATCGTGGGGGATTGCGCTTTGATCATCAACGAGGAAATTAATCGTCCATATCCACCTACTGCCCAAATCGCTATGCAGCAAGGTGAGGTCATTGCGAAGAACCTGACTAAATTGGTTCGTAATGAAAGCGACCTTGAAACGTTCACTTTCGAAAACAAAGGAACGGTATGTTCACTTGGTGAAGACAACGCGATTGGTGTTGTCTTCGGTAAGAAAGTTACAGGTAAGACTGCATCATTCATGAAGAAAATGGTTGATAACAGAGCATTGTTATTGATTGGCGGAGCATCCCTTGTTGCTAAAAAAGGTAAATTCAACGTCCTTTAA
- a CDS encoding NUDIX domain-containing protein, whose translation MERCKNVWLAVSGLVISDKGEWLVVNKRYGGLKGQWSLPAGFVKNDETVDEAVVREVLEETGIRTEIEGIVGVRSGVIKGDISDNMLIFLLKPVSFEVTAQLDELYEAKFYDPDLLMQEGKQSLLLEQLLAFKKERMQTMLDGLNPGDQFGYTSYKLFM comes from the coding sequence GTGGAACGATGCAAAAATGTTTGGCTGGCAGTGTCCGGACTTGTGATCTCTGATAAAGGTGAGTGGCTGGTCGTGAATAAAAGGTATGGCGGATTGAAAGGGCAATGGTCGCTTCCGGCAGGTTTTGTCAAAAATGATGAAACCGTCGATGAAGCTGTCGTAAGGGAAGTGTTGGAGGAGACGGGCATTCGAACAGAAATCGAAGGCATTGTAGGAGTGAGAAGCGGAGTCATCAAAGGGGATATAAGTGATAATATGTTGATATTTTTACTTAAACCGGTCAGTTTTGAAGTAACCGCTCAATTGGATGAATTATATGAAGCAAAATTTTATGACCCTGATTTACTCATGCAGGAGGGAAAGCAATCTTTACTATTGGAACAGCTTTTAGCTTTTAAAAAGGAAAGAATGCAGACAATGCTCGACGGGTTGAATCCGGGAGATCAATTTGGATATACATCATATAAATTATTCATGTGA
- a CDS encoding NAD(P)/FAD-dependent oxidoreductase, whose amino-acid sequence MKNLVILGGGYGGMRMLQRLLPNQLPENVSITLIDRNPYHCLKTEYYALAAGTIPDQHIRVAFPEHPRLKNVYGEVLSIDMENKQVIIENQDPVVYDDLVIGLGCEDKYHDIPGADTHTYSIQTIDKSRRTYSALNNLGAGATVSIVGGGLSGVELASELIESRSDLNVKLFDRGPHILSAFPERLSTFVESWFDKHTIEIVHHSNITKVEPNLLYNGDEAVQSDVIVWTAGIQPSKIIRDMDIEKDRQGRAVLTPQHFLPNDDSIFVVGDCASLPHAPSAQLAESQAEQIVQVLVKKWANEPLPESFPTMKLKGTLGSLGKKQGFGLVANRPITGRVARLMKSGILWMYKYHNG is encoded by the coding sequence ATGAAGAATCTAGTCATACTTGGTGGCGGGTATGGTGGTATGCGCATGTTGCAAAGATTGCTGCCTAATCAGCTTCCTGAAAATGTGAGCATCACGCTTATCGACCGTAATCCTTATCACTGCTTAAAAACGGAATATTATGCTTTAGCAGCAGGCACCATTCCAGATCAGCACATCCGTGTTGCATTTCCTGAACATCCTCGCTTGAAGAACGTATACGGAGAAGTACTTTCCATCGATATGGAAAATAAACAAGTCATTATAGAAAATCAAGATCCTGTCGTTTATGATGATTTAGTCATTGGCCTTGGCTGCGAAGATAAATACCACGATATTCCTGGTGCAGACACACATACTTACAGTATCCAAACAATCGATAAATCACGCCGCACATATTCAGCTTTGAATAATTTAGGTGCCGGTGCAACCGTTTCTATCGTTGGTGGCGGACTGAGTGGTGTTGAGCTTGCAAGTGAATTGATTGAAAGCCGTTCAGATTTAAACGTTAAGCTATTCGACCGTGGACCGCATATTTTATCTGCATTCCCAGAAAGATTAAGTACTTTTGTTGAATCATGGTTCGATAAACATACAATCGAGATCGTCCACCATTCAAATATAACGAAAGTTGAACCAAACCTTCTTTATAATGGCGACGAAGCCGTACAAAGCGATGTCATCGTATGGACAGCTGGAATTCAGCCAAGTAAGATCATCCGCGATATGGATATTGAAAAGGACCGTCAAGGAAGAGCTGTTCTGACTCCTCAGCATTTCCTTCCTAATGATGACAGCATCTTTGTCGTCGGCGACTGTGCGAGCCTGCCTCATGCGCCAAGTGCTCAATTAGCGGAGTCCCAAGCAGAGCAAATCGTCCAAGTTCTTGTGAAGAAATGGGCAAATGAACCACTTCCGGAAAGCTTCCCTACGATGAAATTAAAAGGAACATTAGGTTCCCTTGGGAAGAAACAAGGTTTTGGACTTGTTGCAAATCGCCCAATCACAGGCAGAGTGGCACGCCTTATGAAATCAGGCATCCTCTGGATGTATAAATACCATAACGGTTGA
- a CDS encoding HesB/IscA family protein — protein sequence MSEVVQITEAAAFQIKEMMKHNGEEGSFLRVAVKGGGCSGLSYGMGFEQEPGEKDSQLEQFEIKILVDPEDADILNGTVIDYKQTMMGGGFTIENPNAIASCGCGSSFKTAKNAGTPENC from the coding sequence GTGAGTGAAGTTGTTCAAATAACGGAAGCTGCCGCTTTTCAGATAAAAGAAATGATGAAACATAATGGCGAAGAGGGTTCATTTTTAAGAGTTGCCGTTAAAGGCGGAGGCTGCAGCGGATTATCCTACGGAATGGGTTTTGAACAAGAGCCCGGGGAAAAAGACAGTCAGCTGGAACAGTTTGAAATTAAGATCCTTGTTGACCCCGAGGATGCAGATATATTGAATGGAACGGTAATTGATTATAAACAAACGATGATGGGCGGAGGCTTTACGATCGAAAACCCAAATGCTATCGCTTCATGCGGTTGCGGGTCTTCCTTCAAAACGGCAAAAAACGCCGGAACGCCGGAGAATTGCTAA
- a CDS encoding YuzD family protein translates to MVMKEIEIEVYGAEQICASCVNLPSSKDTCEWLEAALTRKFPDQKFKISYIDMYNPPESLKQKSFAAKMIEDDLFYPLVLIEGDIIAEGNVRLKKVVETMEKYGYTMQG, encoded by the coding sequence ATGGTAATGAAAGAAATTGAGATAGAGGTGTATGGAGCGGAGCAAATTTGCGCGAGTTGTGTGAATCTCCCCTCTTCGAAAGATACCTGCGAGTGGTTAGAAGCCGCTTTAACGAGAAAGTTTCCTGATCAGAAATTCAAAATATCCTATATAGATATGTATAATCCCCCAGAATCGTTGAAGCAAAAGAGCTTTGCCGCGAAGATGATCGAGGATGATTTATTTTATCCACTGGTCCTCATTGAAGGTGACATCATTGCAGAAGGAAATGTGCGTCTGAAAAAAGTAGTGGAAACCATGGAAAAATACGGATATACGATGCAAGGGTGA
- a CDS encoding NifU family protein: MSDQQTMEVQVQEVLDKLRPFLLRDGGDCELVDVEDGIVKLRLLGACGSCPSSTITLKAGIERALLEEVPGVVEVEQVF, encoded by the coding sequence ATGTCCGACCAACAAACAATGGAAGTCCAAGTTCAAGAGGTTCTAGATAAGCTTCGTCCGTTTCTTCTTCGTGATGGCGGTGACTGTGAACTAGTTGACGTAGAAGATGGAATTGTAAAATTACGATTACTAGGAGCATGCGGAAGCTGTCCAAGTTCGACCATTACGCTAAAAGCTGGGATTGAGCGTGCCCTTCTTGAAGAAGTTCCCGGTGTAGTGGAAGTTGAACAAGTTTTCTAA
- the thrC gene encoding threonine synthase — MSWQGLISTYKDFLPVNENTPALTLLEGNTPLIRLNRLSEEWGIDLHVKYEGANPTGSFKDRGMVMAVAKAIEEGSDTIICASTGNTSAAAAAYAARANLRCIVVIPEGKIAMGKLAQAVMYGAEIISIEGNFDQALKIVRSLSESSPITLVNSVNPYRIEGQKTAAFEICDALGSAPDILALPVGNAGNITAYWKGFKEYNESKQTGLPEMRGFEAEGAAAIVRDSIIENPETIATAIRIGNPASWNFAVEAAKESKGKIDEVTDEEILEAYHFLAKKEGVFAEPASCASIAGIYKQLKSGEIKKGSKIVAVLTGNGLKDPNVAVNTSTIQPTLLPMDEEVILEHLQGVKQA; from the coding sequence ATGAGCTGGCAAGGACTTATAAGTACGTATAAAGACTTTTTACCCGTTAATGAAAACACACCCGCACTAACTCTTTTGGAGGGTAATACACCTTTAATCAGACTGAATCGATTATCCGAAGAGTGGGGAATCGATTTACATGTAAAATATGAAGGGGCAAATCCAACTGGGTCGTTTAAAGACCGCGGAATGGTCATGGCCGTCGCCAAAGCGATAGAAGAGGGCAGCGACACGATCATCTGTGCTTCCACCGGGAATACATCAGCAGCCGCAGCAGCTTATGCGGCCCGTGCGAACCTGCGCTGTATCGTTGTCATCCCGGAAGGTAAAATAGCCATGGGCAAGCTTGCCCAAGCCGTTATGTATGGAGCGGAAATCATCTCGATCGAAGGGAACTTCGACCAGGCTTTAAAAATCGTCCGTTCACTTAGTGAGAGCTCACCGATAACTCTTGTGAATTCGGTCAACCCATACCGGATTGAAGGGCAGAAGACAGCTGCTTTCGAAATTTGTGACGCTCTCGGCTCGGCACCGGATATTTTGGCGCTTCCTGTCGGGAATGCAGGCAATATAACCGCTTACTGGAAAGGGTTTAAAGAATATAACGAATCGAAACAAACGGGCCTTCCTGAAATGAGAGGGTTCGAAGCTGAAGGTGCGGCTGCAATTGTCCGGGATAGCATCATTGAAAATCCAGAAACGATTGCAACAGCCATCCGGATTGGAAATCCTGCAAGTTGGAACTTTGCTGTGGAAGCAGCGAAAGAATCCAAAGGCAAAATTGATGAGGTGACAGACGAAGAAATTCTGGAAGCCTATCATTTCCTTGCTAAAAAAGAAGGGGTATTTGCAGAGCCGGCATCTTGTGCTTCCATTGCAGGTATCTATAAACAACTAAAAAGCGGAGAAATCAAAAAAGGAAGTAAGATTGTCGCTGTATTGACTGGAAATGGATTGAAAGATCCGAATGTGGCAGTCAATACAAGCACGATTCAACCGACATTGCTGCCAATGGATGAAGAAGTCATTTTAGAACATCTGCAGGGTGTGAAGCAGGCATGA
- a CDS encoding homoserine dehydrogenase codes for MKAISIGLLGLGTVGSGVVQIIERHQDKLMHQVGCSISVKKILVKDTTKERLVEIDKGMLTDNPEDILSNPEIDVVIEVMGGIEETRGYLIEAIKNKKHIVTANKDLMALYGPELLELATENQCDLFYEASVAGGIPILRGLVDGLSSDRITKMMGIVNGTTNFILTKMSKEGRAYDDVLKEAQELGFAESDPTADVGGLDAARKMAILSTLGFSMNIGLNDVEVQGITEISEEDLRYSKKLGYTMKLIGVASRAGDRVEVSVQPALLPEAHPLASVNNEYNAVYVYGEAVGETMFYGPGAGSLPTATAVVSDMVTVIKNMRLGVNGRSAVSPQYPKQLKDGTEIFAKFFIRLHVQDEVGVLAKITNLFAEHGVGFDKILQLPLDEKESSEIVLVTHTATKAAFEQIIQKLNDYNMVREVKSTYRVEGEDIK; via the coding sequence ATGAAAGCCATCTCGATCGGTTTATTGGGGTTAGGTACAGTTGGATCAGGAGTCGTACAAATCATTGAAAGGCATCAGGACAAGCTCATGCACCAAGTGGGCTGTTCCATATCCGTTAAGAAGATACTAGTCAAAGACACGACGAAGGAGAGGCTTGTCGAGATCGATAAAGGTATGTTAACTGACAATCCTGAGGATATCCTTTCGAATCCCGAGATTGATGTTGTAATAGAAGTGATGGGTGGAATCGAAGAAACACGCGGTTATCTGATAGAGGCAATAAAGAATAAAAAGCATATCGTTACGGCCAATAAAGACCTAATGGCTTTATATGGACCGGAATTGCTGGAATTGGCCACCGAGAATCAATGTGATTTGTTCTATGAAGCAAGTGTTGCAGGGGGAATTCCGATTTTACGCGGACTTGTGGATGGATTATCTTCTGACCGCATCACGAAAATGATGGGAATCGTCAATGGAACGACAAACTTCATTTTAACGAAAATGAGCAAGGAAGGCAGAGCATATGATGACGTATTGAAGGAAGCTCAGGAGCTGGGATTTGCTGAATCCGATCCGACAGCCGATGTAGGCGGTTTGGATGCGGCCCGTAAAATGGCGATCCTTTCAACACTCGGGTTCTCAATGAACATAGGCTTGAATGATGTTGAGGTACAGGGCATAACCGAGATATCCGAAGAGGATTTGAGATATAGTAAGAAGCTTGGTTATACAATGAAGTTGATCGGCGTCGCTTCCAGGGCAGGGGATAGGGTCGAAGTAAGTGTCCAGCCTGCACTTCTTCCTGAAGCACATCCGTTAGCATCGGTAAATAATGAGTATAATGCTGTATACGTTTATGGGGAAGCCGTAGGGGAAACGATGTTTTACGGACCGGGGGCTGGCAGCCTTCCTACTGCGACTGCTGTCGTTTCGGATATGGTGACGGTCATCAAGAATATGAGGCTGGGCGTAAATGGCCGCAGTGCCGTTTCACCTCAGTACCCGAAACAATTAAAAGATGGTACTGAGATTTTCGCTAAGTTCTTCATTCGATTACATGTTCAAGATGAAGTTGGCGTTTTAGCCAAAATCACGAATTTATTTGCCGAGCATGGGGTAGGATTCGATAAAATCCTTCAATTGCCCCTGGATGAAAAGGAATCTTCCGAAATCGTATTGGTTACGCATACTGCCACAAAGGCTGCATTTGAGCAAATAATACAGAAATTAAATGATTACAATATGGTAAGAGAAGTGAAAAGCACATACAGAGTTGAAGGAGAGGACATCAAATGA
- a CDS encoding YuzB family protein → MYPIIEFCVSNLASGAQEALERLERDPNLDIIEYGCLGYCGRCSSNLYALVNGEVVFGDTTDELVDKIYKYIDEFEMF, encoded by the coding sequence ATGTACCCGATTATTGAATTTTGTGTAAGCAATCTGGCCAGTGGAGCTCAGGAGGCTCTGGAAAGATTGGAGAGGGATCCGAATTTAGATATCATAGAATATGGTTGTCTGGGATATTGCGGCAGATGCTCCAGTAACTTATATGCTCTTGTAAACGGTGAAGTGGTTTTTGGTGACACAACGGATGAATTGGTGGATAAAATATATAAGTACATTGATGAATTTGAAATGTTCTAA
- a CDS encoding 3D domain-containing protein: MKIVKALFLRVAIIILFILAIESTLNHVFGAMPEDHPFEEAMRQHRMLGLEYKAIHSGGQVATLMASASTSNGPTTIAEAIELSKYPKHEVLATGYTAGYESTGKYPESPSYGITYSGVKVKRDLFSTIAADLAVFPLGTILWIPGYGYGVVADKGGAIKGNHLDLYYETVQDVYENWGKKTLEVYVVQKGNGELSEEQLSKLNETKIKQVFKPKIAEKTLNENVASFAF, from the coding sequence ATGAAGATTGTAAAGGCATTATTTTTGAGGGTTGCTATTATCATATTATTTATCTTGGCCATCGAATCAACCTTAAATCATGTTTTTGGGGCTATGCCTGAAGATCATCCTTTTGAAGAGGCAATGAGACAACATCGAATGCTTGGTCTCGAATATAAAGCCATCCATAGTGGAGGTCAAGTGGCGACACTAATGGCATCGGCATCCACGAGCAATGGTCCCACGACGATAGCGGAGGCAATCGAGCTCTCGAAATACCCGAAGCATGAAGTTTTGGCTACAGGATATACAGCAGGGTATGAATCGACAGGAAAGTACCCGGAAAGTCCATCCTATGGAATCACTTATTCAGGGGTGAAGGTGAAACGGGATCTGTTTTCCACCATTGCCGCCGATCTTGCCGTATTCCCTCTCGGAACCATCCTTTGGATTCCGGGATATGGATATGGGGTTGTAGCGGACAAGGGTGGTGCGATCAAAGGAAACCACCTGGACCTTTACTACGAAACGGTACAAGATGTATACGAGAACTGGGGCAAGAAAACCCTTGAAGTATATGTTGTGCAAAAAGGGAATGGCGAGTTATCTGAAGAACAGTTAAGCAAGTTGAATGAAACAAAGATCAAGCAGGTATTCAAGCCGAAAATCGCTGAGAAAACATTGAACGAGAATGTAGCTTCCTTTGCTTTTTAA
- a CDS encoding NAD(P)/FAD-dependent oxidoreductase, whose translation MEVNEKVYDITIIGGGPVGLFTAFYGGMRQASVKIIESLPQLGGQLSALYPEKYIYDIAGFPKVRAQELVNNLKEQMAKFEQDVVLEQAVQEVEKQADGVFKLTTDKEIHYSKTIIITAGNGAFQPRRIEIDDAKKYESGNLHYFIDDLNHFAGKKVVVFGGGDSAVDWALMLEPIAEKVSIIHRRDKFRAHEHSVETLKNSKVEIKTPYIPSELIGTDGRIHTIVIKDTNGEDTETMEVDAVIVNYGFVSSLGPIKEWGLDIQKNSILVNSRMETNIPGIYAAGDIATYDGKVKLIASGFGEAPTAVNHAKQYIDPKAKVQPMHSSSMF comes from the coding sequence TTGGAAGTTAATGAAAAAGTTTATGATATTACCATCATTGGCGGAGGTCCAGTTGGATTGTTCACTGCATTTTATGGGGGAATGAGACAGGCATCCGTAAAAATCATCGAGAGCCTACCTCAATTAGGCGGACAATTGTCGGCCCTTTATCCTGAGAAATACATCTATGATATCGCTGGTTTCCCCAAAGTGCGCGCACAGGAGCTAGTGAATAATTTGAAAGAGCAAATGGCCAAGTTCGAACAGGATGTTGTCCTGGAGCAGGCCGTTCAAGAAGTGGAAAAGCAAGCCGATGGAGTTTTCAAGTTAACGACTGATAAAGAAATCCATTACTCCAAAACGATTATCATCACAGCTGGAAATGGGGCTTTCCAACCCCGCCGCATCGAGATTGATGATGCAAAAAAATATGAAAGCGGTAACCTTCACTATTTCATCGATGATCTCAATCATTTTGCCGGCAAAAAAGTGGTGGTCTTCGGAGGCGGAGATTCAGCGGTGGACTGGGCCCTGATGCTGGAGCCGATCGCCGAGAAAGTGAGCATCATACACAGAAGAGATAAATTCCGTGCCCACGAACATAGTGTAGAAACACTTAAAAATTCAAAAGTTGAAATAAAGACTCCTTACATACCTTCAGAGTTGATTGGTACAGACGGACGGATCCACACAATTGTCATCAAGGATACAAATGGTGAAGATACAGAGACTATGGAGGTAGATGCAGTCATCGTCAACTACGGATTCGTTTCTTCCCTTGGTCCCATTAAGGAATGGGGACTCGATATCCAGAAGAACAGTATTTTGGTGAATTCCAGAATGGAAACGAATATCCCGGGAATTTATGCAGCAGGTGATATTGCAACATATGATGGCAAAGTAAAATTGATTGCAAGTGGTTTTGGCGAGGCACCCACTGCCGTCAATCACGCCAAACAATATATCGACCCAAAAGCAAAAGTTCAGCCGATGCACAGCTCTTCCATGTTTTAA
- a CDS encoding YuiB family protein, whose amino-acid sequence MPLPVLIISILLFFILFFGIGFLLNMLFRSSWIMVILFPIVFIIIVNETKLIEYFRNPGISFSNLGTNLTSLHSADIIILSSGLLGAVLAGVVIRILRKKGYQMF is encoded by the coding sequence ATGCCATTGCCTGTTTTAATTATCTCAATACTCTTATTTTTCATATTGTTTTTCGGAATTGGCTTTTTGCTGAATATGCTCTTCCGTTCTTCGTGGATCATGGTCATCTTATTTCCAATCGTCTTCATCATCATTGTCAATGAAACAAAGCTAATAGAATATTTTAGAAATCCGGGAATCTCTTTTTCCAATCTTGGAACGAACCTTACATCCCTTCATTCGGCAGACATCATTATTTTATCAAGCGGGCTGCTTGGCGCGGTTTTAGCGGGTGTGGTCATCAGGATACTAAGGAAAAAAGGATATCAAATGTTTTGA